One genomic window of Lagenorhynchus albirostris chromosome 17, mLagAlb1.1, whole genome shotgun sequence includes the following:
- the OPLAH gene encoding 5-oxoprolinase isoform X4, translated as MRPCRTCPALAPPRAPHGRGTPVFSPSQDAPQASLLTHCLCPVLPGLPAEESLLDSSPTTMGSPEGRFHFAIDRGGTFTDVFAQCPGGHVRVLKLLSEDPANYVDAPTEGIRRILEQEGGMLLPRDRPLDTSRIASIRMGTTVATNALLERRGERVALLVTRGFRDLLHVGTQAREDLFDLAVPMPEMLYEEVLEVDERVVLYREEPGAGMPVKGTDARVLGRRAAGPDGPLTGQWRASLQAAQGTCWRCSSLWTWGACEGSWRGSCLEASAAWPWCSCTHTRECGLAGGAGGRWASGWAGSSAALGRHRRWAQHEQQVGALARELGFTHVSLSSEAMPMVRIVPRGHTACTDAYLTPTIQRYVQGFRRGFQGQLKDVQVLFMRSDGGLAPMDSLSGSRAVLSGPAGGVVAYSATTYRVEGGHPVIGFDMGGTSTDVSRYAGEFEHVFEASTAGVTLQAPQLDINTVAAGGGSRLFFRSGLFVVGPESAGAHPGPACYRKGGPVTVTDANLVLGRLLPASFPRIFGPGEDQPLSPEASRKALEAVATEVNSFLTNGPCPASPLSLEEVAMGFVRVANEAMCRPIRALTQARGHDPSAHVLACFGGAGGQHACAIARALGMDTVHIHRHSGLLSALGLALADVVHEAQEPCSLPYAPETFVQLDQRLSRLEEQCVDALRAQGFPRAQISTESFLHLRYQGTDCALMVSAHQHPATAHSPRAGDFGAGFVERYMREFGFIIPERPVVVDDVRVRGTGRSGLRLEYVPKAQSGPPRVDKTTRCYFEGGYQETPVYLLGELGAGHKLQGPCLLIDSNSTILVEPACQAEVTDTGDIRISVGAEAPGTVGAQLDPIHLSIFSHRFMSIAEQMGRILQRTAISTNIKERLDFSCALFGPDGGLVSNAPHIPVHLGAMQETVQFQIQHVGADLHPGDVLLSNHPCAGGSHLPDLTVITPVFWPGQTRPVFYVASRGHHADIGGITPGSMPPHSTTLQQEGAIFLSFRLVQAGVFQEEAVTEALRAPGNIPGCSGTRNLHDNLSDLRAQVAANQKGIQLVGELIGQYGLDVVQAYMGHIQVGRGEGASRQLCACPRQVDGGGGHLAHLEGGAAVTEHTLHQANAELAVRDMLRAFGTSRQAQGLPLEVSAEDHMDDGSPIRLRVQIDVSEGSAVFDFSGTGPEVFGNLNAPRAITLSALIYCLRCLVGRDIPLNQGCMNNVTLGNAHMGYYETVAGGAGAGPGWHGRSGVHSHMTNTRITDPEILESRYPVILRRFELRLGSGGRGRFRGGDGVIRELLFREEALLSVLTERRAFQPYGLMGGEPGTRGLNLLIRKGGRTVNLGGKTSVLVSPGDVLCLHTPGGGGYGDPEDPAPLPASLLQPLAFPERGSVYEYRRAQETV; from the exons ATGAGGCCCTGCAGGACTTGCCCAGCTCTGGCTCCACCCAGGGCCCCTCATGGGCGTGGAACCCCTGTCTTCTCCCCATCCCAGGATGCCCCCCAGGCCTCCCTGCTTACCCACTGCCTCTGTCCAGTGCTCCCAGGACTGCCGGCTGAAGAGTCGCTGCTGGACTCCAGCCCCACCACCATGGGCAGCCCGGAGGGGCGCTTCCACTTTGCCATTGACCGCGGAGGCACCTTCACAGATGTCTTTGCCCAGTGCCCAGGGGGGCACGTGAGGGTCTTAAAGCTGCTCTCAGAAGACCCCGCCAACTATGTGGACGCACCCACCGAGGGCATCCGCCGCATCCTGGAGCAG GAGGGGGGCATGCTGTTGCCGCGGGACCGGCCGCTGGACACCAGTCGCATCGCCAGCATCCGCATGGGCACCACGGTAGCTACCAACGCGCTGCTGGAACGGCGCGGGGAGCGGGTGGCGCTGCTGGTGACTCGCGGCTTCCGAGACCTGCTGCATGTGGGCACCCAGGCCCGTGAAGACCTCTTTGACCTG GCCGTGCCCATGCCCGAGATGCTGTACGAGGAGGTGCTGGAAGTGGACGAGCGTGTGGTGCTGTATCGAGAGGAGCCAGGTGCTGGGATGCCCGTGAAAGGTACGGACGCCCGAGTGTTGGGGCGCAGGGCAGCAGGCCCAGATGGGCCTTTGACGGGGCAGTGGCGGGCTTCCCTGCAGGCCGCACAGGGGACCTGCTGGAGGTGCAGCAGCCTGTGGACCTGGGGGGCCTGCGAGGGAAGCTGGAGGGGCTCCTGTCTCGAGGCATCCGCAGCCTGGCCGTGGTGCTCATGCACTCATACACGTGAGTGTGGGCTGGCTGGGGGTGCGGGCGGCAGGTGGGCCAGCGGGTGGGCAGGTAGCTCAGCAGCACTCGGACGCCATCGTAGGTGGGCCCAGCACGAGCAGCAGGTGGGCGCCCTGGCCCGCGAGCTGGGCTTCACACACGTGTCACTGTCCTCGGAGGCCATGCCCATGGTGCGCATCGTGCCCCGGGGGCACACTGCCTGCACCGACGCCTACCTCACACCCACCATCCAGCGCTACGTGCAGGGCTTCCGCCGTGGCTTCCAGGGTCAGCTCAAG GACGTGCAGGTGCTGTTCATGCGCTCCGATGGTGGCCTGGCGCCCATGGACTCCCTCAGTGGCTCCCGCGCTGTGCTCTCGGGCCCTGCTGGGGGCGTCGTTGCGTACTCAGCCACCACCTACCGGGTGGAGGGTGGCCATCCTGTCATCGGCTTTGACATGGGAG GCACGTCTACCGACGTGAGCCGCTATGCTGGCGAATTTGAACACGTCTTCGAGGCCAGCACAGCTGGTGTCACCCTCCAGGCCCCCCAGCTGGACATCAACACCGTGGCAGCTGGTGGGGGCTCCCGCCTCTTCTTCAG GTCAGGCCTCTTCGTGGTGGGGCCAGAGTCTGCAGGAGCCCACCCCGGCCCCGCCTGCTACCGCAAAG GAGGCCCTGTGACCGTGACGGATGCTAATCTGGTCCTGGGTCGCCTGCTGCCTGCCTCCTTCCCCCGCATTTTTGGGCCGGGAGAGGACCAGCCACTGTCCCCGGAGGCGTCCCGAAAGGCCCTGGAGGCTGTAGCCACTGAGGTCAACAGCTTCCTGACCAACGGGCCTTGTCCGGCCTCCCCCCTgagcctggaggaggtggccaTGGGGTTTGTGCGTGTGGCCAACGAGGCCATGTGCCGGCCCATCCGTGCGCTCACGCAG GCGCGAGGCCACGACCCCTCGGCCCACGTGCTGGCTTGCTTTGGGGGAGCTGGTGGGCAGCACGCTTGCGCCATCGCCCGGGCCCTGGGCATGGACACCGTGCACATTCATAG GCATAGTGGGCTGCTGTCAGCACTGGGGCTGGCGCTGGCAGACGTGGTACACGAGGCACAGgagccctgctccctgccctaCGCGCCCGAGACCTTTGTGCAGCTGGACCAGAGGCTGAGCCGCCTGGAGGAGCAGTGCGTGGATGCCTTGCGGGCCCAGGGCTTCCCCAG GGCTCAGATCAGCACCGAGAGCTTCCTGCACCTGCGCTACCAGGGCACGGACTGCGCCCTGATGGTGTCCGCCCACCAGCACCCGGCCACGGCCCACTCACCCCGAGCGGGCGACTTCGGGGCAGGCTTCGTCGAGAG GTACATGAGGGAGTTTGGCTTCATCATCCCTGAGCGGCCAGTGGTGGTGGACGACGTGCGGGTGAGGGGCACTGGCCGCAGTGGCCTTCGCCTCGAGTACGTCCCGAAAGCCCAGAGTGGGCCTCCCCGGGTAGACAAG ACGACCCGTTGCTACTTCGAGGGGGGCTACCAGGAGACCCCCGTGTACCTGTTGGGCGAGCTGGGCGCTGGGCACAAGCTGCAGGGGCCCTGCCTCCTCATTGACAGCAACAG TACCATCCTGGTGGAGCCAGCCTGCCAGGCGGAGGTGACTGACACTGGGGACATCCGCATCTCCGTGGGGGCTGAGGCCCCCGGCACGGTGGGTGCCCAGCTCGACCCCATCCACCTGTCCATCTTCTCCCATCGCTTCATGAGCATTGCTG AGCAGATGGGCCGCATCCTGCAGCGCACGGCCATCTCCACCAACATCAAGGAGCGCCTGGACTTCTCCTGCGCCCTCTTTGGGCCCGACGGGGGGCTGGTTTCCAACGCCCCTCACATCCCTGTGCACCTGGGTGCCATGCAGGAGACGGTGCAGTTCCAG ATCCAGCACGTGGGGGCTGACCTCCATCCCGGCGACGTTCTGCTGAGCAACCACCCCTGCGCGGGGGGCAGCCACCTGCCAGACCTGACCGTCATCACACCG GTGTTTTGGCCGGGTCAGACGCGGCCTGTGTTCTACGTGGCCAGCCGTGGGCACCACGCGGACATTGGGGGCATCACACCGGGCTCCATGCCCCCCCACTCCACCACCCTGCAGCAGGAGGGCGCCATCTTTCTGTCCTTCAGACTCGTCCAGGCGGGTGTCTTCCAGGAGGAGG CGGTAACTGAAGCCCTGCGGGCACCAGGCAACATTCCAGGCTGCAGCGGAACACGGAACCTGCACGACAACCTGTCAGATCTGCGTGCCCAGGTGGCAGCCAACCAGAAGGGCATCCAGCTGGTGGGCGAGCTCATTGGGCAGTACGGCCTGGATGTGGTACAGGCCTACATGGGCCACATTCAGGTGGGCCGGGGGGAAGGAGCAAGCCGGCAGCTCTGTGCCTGCCCCAGGCAGGTGGACGGAGGTGGGGGGCACCTGGCCCACCTGGAAGGTGGCGCGGCCGTTACTGAACATACTCTCCACCAGGCGAACGCTGAGCTAGCTGTGCGAGACATGCTTCGGGCCTTTGGAACCTCCCGGCAGGCCCAGGGCCTGCCCCTGGAGGTGTCTGCAGAGGACCACATGGACGACGGTTCTCCCATCCGACTCCGAGTGCAGATCGACGTGAGTGAG GGTAGCGCGGTGTTTGATTTCAGCGGCACGGGGCCCGAGGTGTTCGGCAACCTCAACGCGCCTCGGGCCATCACGCTGTCTGCGCTCATCTACTGCCTTCGCTGTCTGGTCGGCCGCGACATCCCACTCAACCAG GGCTGCATGAAcaacgtgaccttgggcaacgcCCACATGGGCTACTACGAGACGGTGGCGGGCGGCGCGGGCGCGGGCCCCGGCTGGCATGGGCGCAGCGGTGTGCACAGCCACATGACCAACACACGGATCACCGACCCCGAGATCCTGGAGAGCAG GTACCCAGTTATCCTGCGCCGCTTTGAACTGAGACTGGGGTCTGGGGGGCGCGGCCGCTTCCGGGGCGGCGATGGTGTTATCCGCGAGCTGCTTTTTCGTGAGGAGGCGCTACTGTCAGTGCTGACCGAGCGCCGCGCCTTCCAGCCTTATGGCCTTATGG GGGGTGAGCCCGGAACTCGTGGCCTAAACCTACTGATCCGGAAGGGCGGCCGGACAGTGAATCTGGGTGGGAAGACCTCAGTGCTCGTGTCCCCGGGG GATGTGCTCTGTCTCCACACACCAGGCGGCGGGGGCTATGGGGACCCAGAGGACCCCGCCCCTCTGCCGGCGTCGCTCCTGCAGCCCCTAGCCTTCCCTGAGCGGGGCAGCGTCTATGAGTACCGCAGGGCCCAGGAGACTGTGTGA
- the OPLAH gene encoding 5-oxoprolinase isoform X5, whose product MRPCRTCPALAPPRAPHGRGTPVFSPSQDAPQASLLTHCLCPVLPGLPAEESLLDSSPTTMGSPEGRFHFAIDRGGTFTDVFAQCPGGHVRVLKLLSEDPANYVDAPTEGIRRILEQEGGMLLPRDRPLDTSRIASIRMGTTVATNALLERRGERVALLVTRGFRDLLHVGTQAREDLFDLAVPMPEMLYEEVLEVDERVVLYREEPGAGMPVKGRTGDLLEVQQPVDLGGLRGKLEGLLSRGIRSLAVVLMHSYTWAQHEQQVGALARELGFTHVSLSSEAMPMVRIVPRGHTACTDAYLTPTIQRYVQGFRRGFQGQLKDVQVLFMRSDGGLAPMDSLSGSRAVLSGPAGGVVAYSATTYRVEGGHPVIGFDMGGTSTDVSRYAGEFEHVFEASTAGVTLQAPQLDINTVAAGGGSRLFFRSGLFVVGPESAGAHPGPACYRKGGPVTVTDANLVLGRLLPASFPRIFGPGEDQPLSPEASRKALEAVATEVNSFLTNGPCPASPLSLEEVAMGFVRVANEAMCRPIRALTQARGHDPSAHVLACFGGAGGQHACAIARALGMDTVHIHRHSGLLSALGLALADVVHEAQEPCSLPYAPETFVQLDQRLSRLEEQCVDALRAQGFPRAQISTESFLHLRYQGTDCALMVSAHQHPATAHSPRAGDFGAGFVERYMREFGFIIPERPVVVDDVRVRGTGRSGLRLEYVPKAQSGPPRVDKTTRCYFEGGYQETPVYLLGELGAGHKLQGPCLLIDSNSTILVEPACQAEVTDTGDIRISVGAEAPGTVGAQLDPIHLSIFSHRFMSIAEQMGRILQRTAISTNIKERLDFSCALFGPDGGLVSNAPHIPVHLGAMQETVQFQIQHVGADLHPGDVLLSNHPCAGGSHLPDLTVITPVFWPGQTRPVFYVASRGHHADIGGITPGSMPPHSTTLQQEGAIFLSFRLVQAGVFQEEAVTEALRAPGNIPGCSGTRNLHDNLSDLRAQVAANQKGIQLVGELIGQYGLDVVQAYMGHIQVGRGEGASRQLCACPRQVDGGGGHLAHLEGGAAVTEHTLHQANAELAVRDMLRAFGTSRQAQGLPLEVSAEDHMDDGSPIRLRVQIDVSEGSAVFDFSGTGPEVFGNLNAPRAITLSALIYCLRCLVGRDIPLNQGCLTPVHVVIPKGSILDPSPEAAVVGGNVLTSQRVVDVILGAFGACAASQGCMNNVTLGNAHMGYYETVAGGAGAGPGWHGRSGVHSHMTNTRITDPEILESRYPVILRRFELRLGSGGRGRFRGGDGVIRELLFREEALLSVLTERRAFQPYGLMGGEPGTRGLNLLIRKGGRTVNLGGKTSVLVSPGDVLCLHTPGGGGYGDPEDPAPLPASLLQPLAFPERGSVYEYRRAQETV is encoded by the exons ATGAGGCCCTGCAGGACTTGCCCAGCTCTGGCTCCACCCAGGGCCCCTCATGGGCGTGGAACCCCTGTCTTCTCCCCATCCCAGGATGCCCCCCAGGCCTCCCTGCTTACCCACTGCCTCTGTCCAGTGCTCCCAGGACTGCCGGCTGAAGAGTCGCTGCTGGACTCCAGCCCCACCACCATGGGCAGCCCGGAGGGGCGCTTCCACTTTGCCATTGACCGCGGAGGCACCTTCACAGATGTCTTTGCCCAGTGCCCAGGGGGGCACGTGAGGGTCTTAAAGCTGCTCTCAGAAGACCCCGCCAACTATGTGGACGCACCCACCGAGGGCATCCGCCGCATCCTGGAGCAG GAGGGGGGCATGCTGTTGCCGCGGGACCGGCCGCTGGACACCAGTCGCATCGCCAGCATCCGCATGGGCACCACGGTAGCTACCAACGCGCTGCTGGAACGGCGCGGGGAGCGGGTGGCGCTGCTGGTGACTCGCGGCTTCCGAGACCTGCTGCATGTGGGCACCCAGGCCCGTGAAGACCTCTTTGACCTG GCCGTGCCCATGCCCGAGATGCTGTACGAGGAGGTGCTGGAAGTGGACGAGCGTGTGGTGCTGTATCGAGAGGAGCCAGGTGCTGGGATGCCCGTGAAAG GCCGCACAGGGGACCTGCTGGAGGTGCAGCAGCCTGTGGACCTGGGGGGCCTGCGAGGGAAGCTGGAGGGGCTCCTGTCTCGAGGCATCCGCAGCCTGGCCGTGGTGCTCATGCACTCATACAC GTGGGCCCAGCACGAGCAGCAGGTGGGCGCCCTGGCCCGCGAGCTGGGCTTCACACACGTGTCACTGTCCTCGGAGGCCATGCCCATGGTGCGCATCGTGCCCCGGGGGCACACTGCCTGCACCGACGCCTACCTCACACCCACCATCCAGCGCTACGTGCAGGGCTTCCGCCGTGGCTTCCAGGGTCAGCTCAAG GACGTGCAGGTGCTGTTCATGCGCTCCGATGGTGGCCTGGCGCCCATGGACTCCCTCAGTGGCTCCCGCGCTGTGCTCTCGGGCCCTGCTGGGGGCGTCGTTGCGTACTCAGCCACCACCTACCGGGTGGAGGGTGGCCATCCTGTCATCGGCTTTGACATGGGAG GCACGTCTACCGACGTGAGCCGCTATGCTGGCGAATTTGAACACGTCTTCGAGGCCAGCACAGCTGGTGTCACCCTCCAGGCCCCCCAGCTGGACATCAACACCGTGGCAGCTGGTGGGGGCTCCCGCCTCTTCTTCAG GTCAGGCCTCTTCGTGGTGGGGCCAGAGTCTGCAGGAGCCCACCCCGGCCCCGCCTGCTACCGCAAAG GAGGCCCTGTGACCGTGACGGATGCTAATCTGGTCCTGGGTCGCCTGCTGCCTGCCTCCTTCCCCCGCATTTTTGGGCCGGGAGAGGACCAGCCACTGTCCCCGGAGGCGTCCCGAAAGGCCCTGGAGGCTGTAGCCACTGAGGTCAACAGCTTCCTGACCAACGGGCCTTGTCCGGCCTCCCCCCTgagcctggaggaggtggccaTGGGGTTTGTGCGTGTGGCCAACGAGGCCATGTGCCGGCCCATCCGTGCGCTCACGCAG GCGCGAGGCCACGACCCCTCGGCCCACGTGCTGGCTTGCTTTGGGGGAGCTGGTGGGCAGCACGCTTGCGCCATCGCCCGGGCCCTGGGCATGGACACCGTGCACATTCATAG GCATAGTGGGCTGCTGTCAGCACTGGGGCTGGCGCTGGCAGACGTGGTACACGAGGCACAGgagccctgctccctgccctaCGCGCCCGAGACCTTTGTGCAGCTGGACCAGAGGCTGAGCCGCCTGGAGGAGCAGTGCGTGGATGCCTTGCGGGCCCAGGGCTTCCCCAG GGCTCAGATCAGCACCGAGAGCTTCCTGCACCTGCGCTACCAGGGCACGGACTGCGCCCTGATGGTGTCCGCCCACCAGCACCCGGCCACGGCCCACTCACCCCGAGCGGGCGACTTCGGGGCAGGCTTCGTCGAGAG GTACATGAGGGAGTTTGGCTTCATCATCCCTGAGCGGCCAGTGGTGGTGGACGACGTGCGGGTGAGGGGCACTGGCCGCAGTGGCCTTCGCCTCGAGTACGTCCCGAAAGCCCAGAGTGGGCCTCCCCGGGTAGACAAG ACGACCCGTTGCTACTTCGAGGGGGGCTACCAGGAGACCCCCGTGTACCTGTTGGGCGAGCTGGGCGCTGGGCACAAGCTGCAGGGGCCCTGCCTCCTCATTGACAGCAACAG TACCATCCTGGTGGAGCCAGCCTGCCAGGCGGAGGTGACTGACACTGGGGACATCCGCATCTCCGTGGGGGCTGAGGCCCCCGGCACGGTGGGTGCCCAGCTCGACCCCATCCACCTGTCCATCTTCTCCCATCGCTTCATGAGCATTGCTG AGCAGATGGGCCGCATCCTGCAGCGCACGGCCATCTCCACCAACATCAAGGAGCGCCTGGACTTCTCCTGCGCCCTCTTTGGGCCCGACGGGGGGCTGGTTTCCAACGCCCCTCACATCCCTGTGCACCTGGGTGCCATGCAGGAGACGGTGCAGTTCCAG ATCCAGCACGTGGGGGCTGACCTCCATCCCGGCGACGTTCTGCTGAGCAACCACCCCTGCGCGGGGGGCAGCCACCTGCCAGACCTGACCGTCATCACACCG GTGTTTTGGCCGGGTCAGACGCGGCCTGTGTTCTACGTGGCCAGCCGTGGGCACCACGCGGACATTGGGGGCATCACACCGGGCTCCATGCCCCCCCACTCCACCACCCTGCAGCAGGAGGGCGCCATCTTTCTGTCCTTCAGACTCGTCCAGGCGGGTGTCTTCCAGGAGGAGG CGGTAACTGAAGCCCTGCGGGCACCAGGCAACATTCCAGGCTGCAGCGGAACACGGAACCTGCACGACAACCTGTCAGATCTGCGTGCCCAGGTGGCAGCCAACCAGAAGGGCATCCAGCTGGTGGGCGAGCTCATTGGGCAGTACGGCCTGGATGTGGTACAGGCCTACATGGGCCACATTCAGGTGGGCCGGGGGGAAGGAGCAAGCCGGCAGCTCTGTGCCTGCCCCAGGCAGGTGGACGGAGGTGGGGGGCACCTGGCCCACCTGGAAGGTGGCGCGGCCGTTACTGAACATACTCTCCACCAGGCGAACGCTGAGCTAGCTGTGCGAGACATGCTTCGGGCCTTTGGAACCTCCCGGCAGGCCCAGGGCCTGCCCCTGGAGGTGTCTGCAGAGGACCACATGGACGACGGTTCTCCCATCCGACTCCGAGTGCAGATCGACGTGAGTGAG GGTAGCGCGGTGTTTGATTTCAGCGGCACGGGGCCCGAGGTGTTCGGCAACCTCAACGCGCCTCGGGCCATCACGCTGTCTGCGCTCATCTACTGCCTTCGCTGTCTGGTCGGCCGCGACATCCCACTCAACCAG GGCTGCCTGACACCGGTGCATGTTGTGATCCCTAAGGGCTCCATCCTGGACCCCTCCCCAGAGGCGGCGGTGGTGGGCGGCAACGTGCTTACGTCGCAGCGGGTGGTGGACGTCATCCTGGGGGCCTTCGGGGCCTGCGCTGCTTCCCAG GGCTGCATGAAcaacgtgaccttgggcaacgcCCACATGGGCTACTACGAGACGGTGGCGGGCGGCGCGGGCGCGGGCCCCGGCTGGCATGGGCGCAGCGGTGTGCACAGCCACATGACCAACACACGGATCACCGACCCCGAGATCCTGGAGAGCAG GTACCCAGTTATCCTGCGCCGCTTTGAACTGAGACTGGGGTCTGGGGGGCGCGGCCGCTTCCGGGGCGGCGATGGTGTTATCCGCGAGCTGCTTTTTCGTGAGGAGGCGCTACTGTCAGTGCTGACCGAGCGCCGCGCCTTCCAGCCTTATGGCCTTATGG GGGGTGAGCCCGGAACTCGTGGCCTAAACCTACTGATCCGGAAGGGCGGCCGGACAGTGAATCTGGGTGGGAAGACCTCAGTGCTCGTGTCCCCGGGG GATGTGCTCTGTCTCCACACACCAGGCGGCGGGGGCTATGGGGACCCAGAGGACCCCGCCCCTCTGCCGGCGTCGCTCCTGCAGCCCCTAGCCTTCCCTGAGCGGGGCAGCGTCTATGAGTACCGCAGGGCCCAGGAGACTGTGTGA